The bacterium genome has a segment encoding these proteins:
- a CDS encoding helix-turn-helix domain-containing protein, translating to MNLLKVKEAAGILHCHPFSLYAAIYEGRIKAVKFRGGVRIQSDEVERLAFRKERFRSTLNVRETSRILSCSYSTVLRLIRSQRIKASILGNSYRIEPDELENYVRSLPCL from the coding sequence ATGAATCTTTTGAAAGTCAAAGAAGCTGCAGGAATTCTCCACTGCCATCCCTTTTCTTTATATGCCGCCATTTATGAAGGCAGGATAAAAGCGGTAAAGTTCCGTGGCGGAGTTCGAATCCAATCGGATGAGGTTGAACGTCTTGCATTCAGAAAAGAACGTTTCCGGAGCACGCTAAACGTCAGGGAAACGTCAAGAATACTGTCATGCTCGTACTCAACCGTTCTCAGACTCATACGCTCACAAAGAATCAAAGCTTCGATTTTAGGGAACAGTTACCGCATCGAACCGGATGAGCTCGAGAATTATGTACGGTCTCTTCCATGCCTGTAG